In Mycolicibacterium phocaicum, one DNA window encodes the following:
- a CDS encoding Trm112 family protein, giving the protein MIDEALRAILVCPQDRGELLLVGDECLYNPRLRRAYRIDAGVPVLLIDEAVDVTDDAEHQRLLGAAQR; this is encoded by the coding sequence GTGATCGACGAAGCTTTGCGCGCGATTTTGGTGTGCCCGCAGGACCGGGGCGAGCTGCTGCTGGTCGGCGACGAATGCCTGTACAACCCGCGGTTGCGCCGGGCGTACCGGATCGACGCCGGGGTACCGGTGCTGCTCATCGACGAGGCGGTCGACGTCACCGACGACGCCGAGCATCAGCGACTGCTCGGCGCTGCCCAGCGTTAG
- a CDS encoding nuclear transport factor 2 family protein, which yields MSNDIGAGWAVAGAFLEAFAGQDFAALAECLDPDVHFRALIPPGLVDVTGADDTVGRFRHWFGADTFELVDASVGRVGDRVALSWRVRTAPPGDPTAVKIVEQRMFAAADDRIHSIDLLCSGFQPEQKENRS from the coding sequence ATGAGCAACGACATCGGCGCGGGATGGGCTGTGGCGGGCGCCTTTCTGGAGGCTTTCGCCGGCCAGGACTTCGCCGCGCTCGCCGAATGCCTTGATCCCGACGTACATTTCCGCGCCCTGATCCCTCCCGGCCTCGTCGACGTGACCGGTGCCGACGACACCGTCGGGCGCTTCCGGCACTGGTTCGGCGCCGACACGTTCGAACTGGTCGATGCTTCCGTCGGCCGCGTGGGCGACCGCGTCGCGCTGAGCTGGCGGGTTCGCACCGCGCCACCGGGTGACCCGACCGCCGTCAAGATCGTCGAGCAGCGCATGTTCGCCGCCGCCGACGACCGCATCCATTCAATCGACCTGCTGTGCTCAGGATTTCAGCCCGAACAGAAGGAGAACCGCTCATGA
- a CDS encoding ABC-F family ATP-binding cassette domain-containing protein — MAHLLGAEALHLEFPTRVVFDSLTVGIEEGDRIGIVGRNGDGKSSLLAMLGGRLKPDSGRVTVRGGVRIGMLDQADTLDHTDTVGHAVVGDVPEHEWAGDPRGRDVIAGLLGDLDWNAVIGTLSGGQRRRVALARLLAGDHDVLILDEPTNHLDVEAITWLAAHLKKRWAANAGGLLVVTHDRWFLDEVCTATWEVHDRIVEPFEGGYAAYILQRVERDRQAAASEARRQNLARKELAWLRRGAPARTSKPKFRIDAANALIADVPEIRDKVALQSLAVTRLGKQVVDILDASVTYGERQVLQDVEWRIAPGERTGILGVNGAGKSTLLGLIDGSVEPTGGRVKHGKTVQIATLTQGVEKLAEHLDEPVRVVLSRLATTYTFGSGSKAQELSPSQLLERLGFASAQLSTPVQDLSGGQQRRLQLLLILLEQPNVLILDEPTNDLDTDMLAAMEDLLDSWPGTLIVVSHDRYFLERVTDQQFGILGGRLRHLPGGVDEYLRLRATHAAQTGTAAAKPAVVATEGLSGAELRAAQKELTAIERRLEKLAGQIDTAHQRLAEHDQGDYEGLQRLTGSLRELEGEVTELEDRWMELSEDVSS; from the coding sequence ATGGCGCATCTACTTGGGGCCGAAGCCCTGCATCTTGAATTTCCGACCCGCGTGGTTTTCGATTCGCTGACGGTCGGGATCGAGGAGGGCGACCGGATCGGCATCGTCGGCCGTAACGGCGATGGCAAATCCAGTTTGCTGGCAATGCTGGGCGGCCGGCTGAAGCCCGACTCCGGGCGGGTGACGGTACGCGGTGGCGTCCGGATCGGGATGCTCGACCAGGCCGACACGCTCGACCACACCGACACCGTCGGGCACGCCGTCGTCGGCGACGTCCCCGAGCATGAATGGGCCGGCGACCCCCGGGGCCGCGACGTCATCGCCGGGCTGCTCGGCGACCTCGACTGGAATGCCGTGATCGGCACCCTGTCCGGTGGGCAGCGTCGCCGTGTGGCCCTGGCCCGGCTGCTCGCCGGTGACCACGACGTCCTGATCCTCGACGAGCCCACCAACCACCTCGATGTCGAGGCGATCACCTGGCTGGCCGCGCATCTGAAGAAGCGCTGGGCCGCCAATGCGGGCGGCTTGCTCGTCGTCACCCACGACCGGTGGTTCCTCGACGAGGTGTGTACCGCCACCTGGGAGGTGCACGACCGCATCGTCGAACCGTTCGAGGGCGGCTATGCGGCGTACATCCTGCAACGGGTGGAGCGCGACCGGCAGGCGGCGGCTTCTGAGGCCCGGCGCCAGAACCTGGCCCGCAAAGAACTCGCCTGGCTGCGCCGCGGTGCGCCGGCGCGGACGTCGAAGCCGAAGTTCCGGATCGACGCCGCCAACGCGCTGATCGCCGACGTGCCGGAGATCCGCGACAAGGTGGCACTGCAGTCGCTGGCCGTGACGCGCCTCGGCAAGCAGGTTGTCGACATTCTCGACGCGTCGGTGACCTACGGCGAGCGGCAGGTGCTGCAGGACGTCGAGTGGCGGATCGCGCCGGGCGAACGCACCGGAATCCTCGGCGTCAACGGCGCCGGCAAGTCGACGCTGCTCGGGTTGATCGACGGGTCGGTCGAGCCGACCGGCGGCCGGGTCAAGCACGGCAAGACAGTGCAGATCGCCACGCTCACCCAGGGTGTGGAGAAGCTCGCCGAGCATCTCGATGAGCCCGTGCGGGTGGTGCTGAGCCGGCTGGCCACCACCTACACGTTCGGATCCGGTTCCAAGGCACAGGAACTCAGCCCGAGCCAGCTACTGGAACGCCTCGGCTTCGCCAGTGCCCAGCTGTCCACCCCGGTGCAGGATCTGTCCGGTGGGCAGCAGCGCCGGCTGCAGTTGCTCCTGATCCTGCTGGAACAGCCCAACGTGCTGATCCTCGACGAGCCGACCAACGACCTGGACACCGACATGCTGGCGGCTATGGAGGACCTGCTGGACTCCTGGCCCGGCACGCTGATCGTCGTCAGCCACGACCGGTACTTCCTGGAGCGCGTCACCGATCAGCAGTTCGGCATCCTCGGCGGCCGGTTGCGCCACCTGCCCGGCGGGGTCGACGAGTACCTGCGCCTGCGGGCGACGCACGCGGCCCAAACCGGTACCGCCGCAGCCAAACCGGCTGTGGTCGCGACTGAGGGACTGTCAGGTGCAGAGCTGCGCGCGGCACAGAAGGAACTCACCGCCATCGAGCGTCGACTGGAGAAACTTGCGGGCCAGATCGACACGGCACACCAGCGTCTGGCTGAGCATGACCAGGGCGATTACGAAGGGCTGCAACGCCTCACGGGCTCGCTGCGCGAGCTCGAAGGTGAAGTGACCGAACTCGAGGATCGCTGGATGGAGTTGTCCGAGGACGTCAGTAGCTGA
- a CDS encoding acyl-CoA synthetase, translated as MVDFSVITGPVERLVATAQNGLEVLRYGGLETGAVPSPFQIVESVPMYRLRRYFPPDARPGAAPAGSPVLMVHPMMMSADMWDVTRDDGAVGILHAAGLDPWVIDFGSPDQVEGGMDRNLADHVVGLSAAIDTVKATTGKDVHLAGYSQGGMFAYQTAAYRQSRDLASIVAFGSPVDTLAALPMNMPANMASGVADFMADHVFSRLNIPGWLARNGFQMLDPIKTAQSRLDFLRQLHDREALLPREQQRRFLASEGWIAWSGPAIAELLKQFIAHNRMMTGGFAIHGNLVTLSDITCPVLAVVGEVDDIGQPAAVRGIKRAAPEADVYEYLIRVGHFGLVVGSKAASQSWPTVASWVKWLDAGGPMPADVVPMPLQSELPRESVPLAIRVAHGAAAATEMAFSLANTAADAVVTAGKSTRALAIETVRTLPRLARLGQINDHTRISLGRIICEQAQGAPDGEFLLFDGRVHTYEAVDRRINNVVRGLIEVGVRQGVRVGVLMETRPSALVAIAALSRLGAVAVLMPPDADLAVAARLGGVTDIISDPANLDAARQLRTRVLVLGGGENRDLHVSDDADVVDMEQIDPDVVELPGWYRPNPGYAQDLAYIAFANVGGELVARQITNFRWALSAFGTASAANLGRGDTVYCLTPLHHQSGLLVSLGGAVVGGARIALSRGLRPDRFVHELRQYGVTVVSYTWAMLRDVIDDPSFVINGTHPVRLFIGSGMPAGLWRRVEEAFQPAHVLEFFTTTDGQAVLANVSGAKIGSEGRPLPGGGQIALAAYDVDDDLILEGDDGFVVRAEPNEVGVLLAKPRGPVDPTASVKRGVFAPGDTWVSTEFLFRRDDDGDYWMVDNRRSVIRTPRGAVFGKEVGNALGRLDAVDIAVTYRVPVADRELAVTALSLRPGGSVLPADLREALVDLPVGVVPDLIHVVPELALNASYRPVLAELRAAGVPESTDNSWQFDVDSDSFVPFTAAAQAELTGTSSLS; from the coding sequence GTGGTGGACTTTTCGGTGATCACCGGGCCGGTGGAGCGGTTGGTAGCTACCGCTCAAAACGGCCTGGAAGTGCTTCGCTACGGCGGGCTGGAGACGGGCGCCGTGCCGTCGCCGTTCCAGATCGTCGAGAGCGTGCCGATGTACCGGCTGCGGCGGTACTTCCCGCCGGACGCGCGTCCGGGCGCGGCCCCGGCCGGATCGCCGGTGCTGATGGTGCATCCGATGATGATGTCCGCCGACATGTGGGACGTGACCCGCGACGACGGCGCCGTGGGCATCCTGCACGCCGCCGGTCTGGACCCGTGGGTCATCGACTTCGGTTCGCCGGATCAGGTCGAGGGCGGCATGGACCGCAATCTGGCGGACCACGTGGTGGGTCTCAGTGCGGCCATCGACACCGTCAAGGCAACCACCGGCAAAGACGTTCACCTGGCCGGTTATTCGCAGGGCGGCATGTTCGCCTACCAGACCGCCGCATATCGGCAGTCCCGCGACCTGGCCAGCATCGTCGCCTTCGGGTCTCCGGTGGACACGCTGGCCGCACTGCCGATGAACATGCCGGCGAACATGGCATCCGGCGTTGCCGACTTCATGGCCGACCATGTCTTCAGCCGCCTCAACATCCCGGGTTGGCTGGCGCGCAACGGTTTCCAGATGCTCGACCCGATCAAGACCGCGCAGTCGCGCCTCGATTTCTTGCGCCAGTTGCACGACCGCGAGGCCCTGTTGCCGCGTGAGCAGCAGCGACGGTTCCTGGCCAGCGAGGGCTGGATCGCCTGGTCCGGCCCGGCCATCGCGGAGCTGCTCAAGCAGTTCATCGCGCACAACCGCATGATGACCGGCGGTTTCGCCATCCACGGCAACCTGGTGACGCTGTCCGACATCACCTGCCCGGTCCTGGCCGTGGTCGGTGAGGTCGACGACATCGGTCAGCCCGCCGCCGTGCGCGGTATCAAGCGCGCCGCCCCGGAGGCCGATGTCTACGAATACCTCATTCGCGTCGGGCATTTCGGTCTCGTCGTCGGTTCCAAGGCCGCCAGTCAGAGTTGGCCGACGGTGGCGTCGTGGGTCAAGTGGCTCGACGCCGGCGGACCGATGCCTGCCGACGTGGTACCGATGCCGCTGCAGTCCGAACTGCCGCGTGAGTCGGTGCCGTTGGCGATCCGCGTGGCGCACGGTGCTGCCGCCGCGACGGAGATGGCGTTCAGCCTCGCCAACACCGCGGCCGACGCCGTGGTGACGGCCGGTAAGTCGACGCGGGCACTGGCCATCGAGACCGTCCGGACCCTACCGCGGCTGGCCCGTCTCGGTCAGATCAACGACCACACGCGAATCTCGTTGGGCCGCATCATCTGCGAGCAGGCCCAGGGCGCGCCGGACGGTGAGTTCCTGCTGTTCGACGGCCGCGTGCACACCTACGAGGCAGTGGACCGCCGCATCAACAACGTCGTGCGTGGTCTCATCGAAGTCGGTGTCCGACAAGGCGTTCGGGTCGGCGTGCTGATGGAGACCCGCCCCAGTGCGCTCGTCGCCATCGCGGCGCTGTCACGTCTCGGCGCGGTGGCCGTGCTGATGCCGCCCGACGCCGACCTGGCCGTGGCCGCCCGCCTCGGCGGCGTCACCGACATCATCTCCGACCCGGCCAATCTGGATGCCGCACGGCAGCTGCGGACCCGCGTCCTGGTGCTCGGCGGCGGCGAGAACCGCGACCTGCACGTGTCCGATGACGCCGATGTCGTGGACATGGAGCAGATCGACCCCGACGTCGTCGAGCTGCCCGGCTGGTACCGGCCCAACCCCGGCTACGCGCAGGACCTGGCCTACATCGCGTTCGCGAACGTCGGCGGCGAGCTGGTGGCCCGGCAGATCACCAACTTCCGCTGGGCGCTGTCGGCATTCGGCACCGCCTCGGCGGCCAACCTGGGCCGCGGCGACACCGTCTACTGCCTGACCCCGCTGCACCACCAGTCCGGCCTGCTCGTGTCGCTCGGCGGCGCCGTCGTCGGCGGTGCGCGCATCGCGCTGTCCCGCGGGCTGCGCCCCGACCGTTTCGTGCACGAACTGCGGCAGTACGGCGTCACGGTGGTGTCCTACACCTGGGCGATGCTGCGCGACGTCATCGACGACCCGTCGTTCGTGATCAACGGAACCCACCCGGTGCGCCTGTTCATCGGCTCGGGTATGCCGGCCGGGTTGTGGCGCCGCGTCGAGGAGGCGTTCCAGCCCGCACATGTGCTGGAGTTCTTCACCACGACCGACGGTCAGGCCGTGCTGGCCAACGTGTCGGGCGCCAAGATCGGCAGCGAGGGCCGGCCGCTACCGGGCGGCGGCCAGATCGCGTTGGCCGCCTACGACGTCGACGACGACCTCATCCTCGAGGGCGACGACGGTTTCGTGGTGCGTGCCGAGCCCAACGAGGTGGGCGTGCTGTTGGCCAAGCCACGTGGACCCGTCGACCCGACGGCGTCGGTCAAACGCGGTGTCTTCGCGCCGGGGGACACCTGGGTCTCGACCGAGTTCCTGTTCCGCCGCGACGACGACGGCGACTACTGGATGGTCGACAACCGCCGTTCGGTGATCCGGACGCCACGCGGCGCCGTGTTCGGCAAGGAGGTCGGCAATGCGCTCGGTCGTCTCGACGCGGTCGACATCGCCGTCACCTACCGGGTGCCGGTTGCCGATCGGGAGCTGGCGGTCACGGCGTTGAGCCTGCGTCCGGGCGGCAGTGTGCTGCCGGCCGACCTCCGTGAGGCGTTGGTCGATCTGCCGGTCGGCGTGGTGCCGGACCTCATCCACGTGGTGCCGGAGCTGGCGCTGAACGCGTCGTATCGCCCGGTGCTGGCCGAACTGCGGGCCGCCGGCGTGCCCGAATCGACGGACAACTCGTGGCAGTTCGACGTCGACAGCGACTCGTTCGTGCCCTTCACCGCGGCCGCCCAGGCCGAGTTGACCGGGACGAGCAGTCTGTCGTGA
- a CDS encoding tetratricopeptide repeat protein yields the protein MDVEAVVLRAQLLGDVGQWQAAADLLSSALAEHPHDGQLLEAFAVAAYNVGDPDRARAAAEAAMAQRGTSLLALQVLARVSLSVNRAADAVRYARRAAGAHPHDADAHMLLATCLSQVPDRRAAMAALDRALELESHDAELFLAAARVARRCGDDRAAQFISTGLELDPSNADLQTEAASARTFAGERVAGLSAVLVDEPTHDAARHTLAQTVWGTIARLASGVWIYTLAVVLFSAWVPPSALRHLAPVLMAPLLVHWIRTFFRVRKQLPRGYLARRLRRSPIALAGIGLAALAAIIATMAPVLIIVGWSPNGVRLGYDALIVACLLAGLAHIMVTSGRLRSDRDVSLGDHLAEQSGYWLVWLLGLGLPVGLGWACYRLAAQPGALWFALMVLPIVFGVRCVEYVVALAGRGLRWSGYVVAALFLAGCVGLVLWCGHRAASADFKYRPGPLSPGNIQVPTFSPLPPIPIFTVPIPPSR from the coding sequence GTGGACGTCGAGGCAGTGGTGCTGCGAGCCCAACTGCTTGGCGACGTCGGCCAGTGGCAAGCCGCCGCGGACCTGCTGTCGTCCGCCCTTGCCGAGCACCCACACGATGGACAGCTGCTCGAGGCATTCGCCGTTGCGGCCTACAACGTCGGAGATCCGGACCGTGCGCGCGCCGCGGCAGAGGCGGCGATGGCGCAACGCGGCACGTCGCTGTTGGCGTTGCAGGTCCTGGCGCGCGTCAGTCTCTCGGTGAACCGCGCCGCGGACGCGGTCCGATATGCCCGTCGGGCTGCGGGCGCGCACCCCCATGACGCCGACGCGCACATGCTCCTGGCGACCTGCCTGTCGCAGGTGCCGGATCGGCGTGCCGCGATGGCGGCCCTGGATCGAGCGTTGGAACTCGAATCCCATGACGCTGAGCTGTTTTTGGCCGCGGCACGCGTGGCCCGCCGGTGCGGCGACGACCGTGCTGCACAATTCATCTCCACCGGATTGGAACTCGATCCGTCCAATGCCGATCTGCAAACCGAGGCCGCCTCGGCTCGGACTTTCGCCGGTGAGCGCGTGGCGGGTCTGTCCGCGGTTCTGGTCGACGAACCGACCCACGACGCGGCACGACACACTCTCGCGCAGACCGTGTGGGGCACCATCGCTCGGCTTGCCAGTGGCGTGTGGATCTATACGTTGGCGGTGGTCCTCTTCTCCGCGTGGGTGCCGCCGTCGGCGTTGCGGCATCTGGCGCCGGTGCTGATGGCGCCGCTGCTGGTGCACTGGATTCGCACCTTCTTCCGGGTGCGCAAGCAGCTTCCGCGCGGCTACCTGGCCCGGCGGCTGCGGCGCAGCCCGATTGCGTTGGCCGGCATCGGATTGGCCGCATTGGCCGCAATCATCGCGACCATGGCACCTGTGCTGATCATCGTCGGCTGGAGCCCGAACGGGGTACGCCTCGGGTATGACGCACTGATCGTCGCGTGTCTGCTGGCTGGGCTCGCGCACATCATGGTGACCAGCGGGCGCCTTCGCAGCGACCGCGACGTGAGTCTGGGCGACCATCTCGCCGAACAATCGGGTTACTGGTTGGTGTGGCTGCTGGGCTTGGGGCTGCCGGTCGGCCTGGGATGGGCGTGCTACCGATTGGCAGCGCAGCCCGGCGCGCTGTGGTTCGCGCTGATGGTGCTGCCGATCGTGTTCGGGGTCCGCTGCGTGGAGTACGTCGTGGCCCTGGCCGGCCGGGGCCTGCGGTGGTCGGGGTATGTCGTGGCGGCGCTCTTCCTCGCCGGTTGTGTAGGGCTCGTGCTGTGGTGCGGCCACCGGGCGGCGAGCGCCGATTTCAAGTATCGGCCGGGCCCGTTGTCACCCGGCAACATTCAGGTGCCGACGTTCAGCCCATTGCCGCCCATCCCGATCTTCACGGTGCCGATACCACCAAGTCGCTGA
- a CDS encoding HD domain-containing phosphohydrolase, which translates to MAATQTPEVRLAELVASLSLATDLGLGQPQEHVLRQTVIATRLAAAAGMAPAHQAAAFYVSLLAWMGCVADSHELAHWFGDDLRMRADSYHVDKAGPGMARFLLGHLAQGQPALQRITMVGRFLARGVTEMPKLFVSHCQTASDIADRLDLPPEVRAALLDAFERWDGKGVPGRARGAQIQPVMRVVHIADDAEVHHRTGGVDGALEMLRSRRGSEFDPELVDVCGARSDEIFGGLDTVDAWGAVIGGCASLDRTIPDAELTGVLQVFADYADLKSPWFLGYSRRVAELTAAAARAAGLRDDDVALAERAALVHRIGAIGVSTGIWNKPGPLTIAERERVRTVPYLTERVLCRQPRLCEIGAVAAACHERMDGSGYPRGLTGTAIPAPARLLAAAAVYQALGEDRPHRTALALADRAEALRAEVTAGRLDGAAVGAVLTAAGCRPSRRTPLVAGLTGRELEVLEQLVRGSSNRQIAQHLSITPRTVGTHIEHIYTKIGVSTRGAAAMFAMRHGLVSAAE; encoded by the coding sequence ATGGCCGCTACGCAGACGCCCGAAGTGCGCCTGGCGGAGCTCGTTGCCTCGCTGTCGCTGGCCACGGATCTCGGTCTGGGGCAGCCACAGGAGCATGTGTTGCGCCAGACTGTCATCGCGACGCGCCTGGCCGCCGCGGCGGGCATGGCGCCCGCGCATCAGGCCGCGGCCTTCTACGTGTCGCTACTGGCCTGGATGGGATGCGTTGCCGACTCCCACGAGCTGGCGCACTGGTTCGGCGACGACCTCCGGATGCGGGCCGACAGCTACCACGTGGACAAGGCCGGACCTGGCATGGCGCGGTTTCTGCTGGGACACCTCGCGCAAGGGCAGCCGGCGTTGCAGCGCATCACCATGGTCGGCCGCTTCCTGGCCAGGGGGGTAACCGAGATGCCCAAACTGTTTGTCAGCCACTGTCAGACGGCCAGCGACATCGCGGACCGCCTGGACCTGCCGCCCGAGGTGCGCGCCGCACTGCTCGACGCCTTCGAGCGCTGGGACGGCAAGGGTGTGCCGGGGCGGGCCCGGGGCGCGCAGATTCAGCCGGTGATGCGGGTCGTCCACATTGCCGACGACGCCGAGGTGCACCACCGCACCGGCGGCGTCGACGGCGCGCTGGAGATGCTGCGCAGCCGCCGGGGGAGCGAGTTCGACCCCGAGCTGGTGGACGTGTGCGGTGCCAGATCCGACGAGATCTTCGGGGGACTCGACACCGTCGACGCCTGGGGCGCGGTGATCGGGGGCTGCGCGTCGCTCGATCGCACCATCCCCGACGCCGAATTGACCGGGGTGCTGCAGGTCTTCGCCGACTACGCCGACCTGAAATCACCCTGGTTCCTGGGCTATTCACGCCGCGTCGCCGAGCTCACCGCAGCGGCGGCCCGGGCGGCCGGACTGCGTGACGACGACGTCGCCCTCGCCGAACGCGCGGCGTTGGTACACCGGATCGGGGCCATCGGTGTCTCGACGGGCATCTGGAACAAGCCGGGTCCCTTGACCATTGCCGAACGCGAGCGCGTTCGCACCGTCCCGTATCTCACCGAACGGGTGCTGTGCCGGCAGCCGCGGCTGTGCGAGATCGGCGCGGTCGCCGCGGCCTGCCACGAGCGCATGGACGGCAGCGGGTACCCACGCGGGCTCACCGGCACCGCGATCCCCGCGCCGGCCCGGCTCCTGGCCGCCGCGGCGGTCTACCAGGCACTCGGCGAGGATCGCCCGCACCGGACCGCGTTGGCACTCGCCGACCGCGCCGAGGCCCTGCGCGCGGAGGTCACCGCGGGGCGGCTCGACGGCGCCGCCGTCGGAGCGGTGCTGACCGCCGCGGGCTGCCGGCCCAGCCGCCGGACCCCACTCGTCGCCGGTCTGACCGGCCGCGAACTCGAAGTCCTCGAGCAGCTGGTCCGTGGTTCATCGAATCGGCAGATCGCCCAACACCTTTCGATCACGCCACGCACCGTCGGCACCCACATCGAACACATCTACACCAAGATCGGGGTGTCGACGCGCGGTGCCGCCGCGATGTTCGCCATGCGCCACGGATTGGTCAGCGCCGCCGAATAG
- a CDS encoding ABC transporter permease, protein MFIAGGSVPDHHPAQHRGQSRLTLRPYLATTARILRQLAADHRSMAMILVVPSAVITLMYFMFDDLPHRPGTLSPFNNACLILLGVFPLIVMFLITSITMQRERVSGTLERILTTPLRRLELLAAYGSAFSVAAAAQATLACLVSFWFLGFDTAGSPALVFLIAIINAVLGVGLGLLCSAFARTEFQAVQFMPVVVVPQLLLCGIIVPREMLPDWLRWISDALPATYALEALQQVADHPDITSTTMRDIVIVIAFAVVTMCLAAATLRRRTP, encoded by the coding sequence ATGTTCATCGCTGGAGGAAGCGTTCCTGACCATCATCCGGCGCAGCACCGCGGCCAGAGCCGGCTGACGCTGCGGCCCTACCTGGCCACGACGGCCCGCATCCTGCGTCAGCTCGCCGCCGACCATCGCAGCATGGCGATGATCCTCGTGGTGCCGAGCGCCGTCATCACCTTGATGTACTTCATGTTCGACGACCTGCCGCACCGTCCCGGCACGCTGTCGCCGTTCAACAACGCCTGTCTGATCCTGCTCGGCGTCTTCCCGCTGATCGTCATGTTCCTGATCACCTCGATAACCATGCAGCGCGAACGGGTTTCGGGCACGCTGGAACGAATCCTGACCACTCCCCTGCGCCGGCTGGAGCTGCTGGCCGCCTACGGATCGGCATTCTCGGTGGCTGCGGCCGCCCAGGCGACGCTGGCCTGCCTGGTGTCATTCTGGTTCCTCGGGTTCGACACCGCGGGCAGCCCCGCCCTGGTCTTCCTGATCGCGATCATCAACGCGGTGCTCGGCGTCGGGCTGGGGCTGTTGTGCAGTGCCTTCGCGCGCACCGAGTTCCAGGCCGTGCAGTTCATGCCGGTCGTGGTCGTGCCGCAACTGCTGTTGTGCGGCATCATCGTTCCCCGCGAAATGCTGCCCGACTGGTTACGGTGGATCAGTGACGCACTACCCGCGACCTACGCGCTCGAGGCTCTCCAACAAGTGGCCGACCACCCCGACATCACCAGCACCACGATGCGCGACATCGTCATTGTGATCGCGTTCGCCGTCGTCACCATGTGTCTGGCCGCTGCGACCCTGCGCCGTCGGACCCCATGA
- a CDS encoding DsrE family protein gives MSSKVAISLTTGLEDAEKVTIALLMAVGAAEQGHPTMMFLAKEAVRLAQPGFALGVACDGCPPLPDLMARYEAAGGKFLICPICFNAKALDAEHIVANADLGGTIPLWQWIGDEPATTFSY, from the coding sequence ATGAGCTCGAAAGTGGCGATCAGCCTCACCACCGGTCTGGAGGACGCCGAGAAGGTCACCATCGCCCTGCTCATGGCCGTCGGCGCGGCCGAACAGGGACACCCGACGATGATGTTCCTGGCCAAGGAAGCCGTGCGCCTCGCCCAACCGGGGTTCGCGCTCGGCGTCGCATGCGACGGCTGCCCACCACTGCCGGACCTGATGGCCCGCTACGAAGCCGCCGGCGGCAAGTTCCTCATCTGCCCGATCTGTTTCAATGCCAAAGCCCTTGACGCCGAACACATCGTGGCCAACGCCGACCTCGGCGGCACCATCCCGCTGTGGCAGTGGATCGGCGACGAGCCGGCCACCACGTTCAGCTACTGA
- a CDS encoding HNH endonuclease, giving the protein MAKVDHDLTTQQWAVLQEIWGGCAYCGADDADLQKDCVQPISRGGRYTLDNVVPACRSCNASKCNAEVTGWLRRKKLDEGRFLLRKATIARELAQYADS; this is encoded by the coding sequence ATGGCGAAGGTCGACCACGACCTGACGACGCAGCAGTGGGCTGTCCTGCAAGAGATTTGGGGTGGCTGCGCCTACTGCGGCGCGGACGACGCCGACTTGCAGAAGGACTGCGTGCAACCCATCTCCCGCGGCGGGCGGTACACGCTCGACAACGTGGTACCCGCGTGCCGGTCCTGCAATGCGAGCAAATGCAATGCCGAGGTCACCGGCTGGTTGCGCCGAAAGAAGTTGGACGAGGGCAGGTTTCTGCTCCGGAAGGCCACCATCGCCAGGGAACTGGCGCAATATGCAGACTCCTGA
- a CDS encoding TetR/AcrR family transcriptional regulator yields the protein MTTTQPRPRRKPPGRPTGTSDTKETILSCARDLFARNGFNNTSVRAIASAAGVDAALVHHYFGTKQQLFAAAVHIPIDPQMVLGPLRDTPVDELGHTLPSLLFPIWDSELGVGFIAALRSMLAGDDVNLIRIFLEDVITAEVGARVDNPPGTGRIRVQFVASQLMGVVMARYILQLEPFRSLPVQQIAETIAPNLQRYLTGDLPALS from the coding sequence ATGACCACGACACAGCCGCGGCCGCGCCGCAAGCCGCCCGGTCGTCCCACCGGAACCTCGGACACGAAGGAGACGATCCTGTCGTGTGCGCGGGACCTGTTCGCCCGCAACGGTTTCAACAACACCTCCGTGCGGGCGATCGCCTCGGCCGCCGGTGTCGACGCGGCGCTGGTGCATCACTACTTCGGGACCAAGCAGCAGCTGTTCGCAGCGGCCGTGCACATTCCCATCGATCCGCAGATGGTGCTGGGCCCGTTGCGGGACACCCCCGTCGACGAACTCGGCCACACCCTGCCGTCGCTGCTGTTCCCGATCTGGGACTCGGAGCTCGGCGTGGGGTTCATCGCGGCGTTGCGCTCGATGCTCGCGGGTGACGACGTCAACCTGATCCGGATTTTCCTCGAGGACGTCATCACCGCCGAAGTCGGTGCGCGGGTTGACAATCCGCCCGGCACGGGACGAATCCGCGTGCAATTCGTCGCTTCCCAGCTGATGGGCGTCGTGATGGCCCGCTACATCCTGCAACTGGAACCGTTCAGATCGCTCCCGGTGCAACAGATTGCGGAAACGATCGCGCCCAACCTGCAGCGCTACCTCACCGGCGACCTGCCGGCACTGAGCTAA